In the Streptomyces sp. NBC_00525 genome, one interval contains:
- a CDS encoding TetR/AcrR family transcriptional regulator has protein sequence MVTSRSAATARQPVASLRRRGSVLESAILEATLEALSTVGWNGLTMEGVAAGAQTGKAAIYRRWSSKEELVAEALRSAMPAPGRAPDSGNIRDDLQQLCRGMRDAMWSTSGSALRSVLHECDARTAERFHSVILDGVIRPSTALIREVVSRGVDRGEVRPDALRELAFDVIPAMMMYRTKVCGSEWEDAEIEALIDQVAVPFFRSASR, from the coding sequence ATGGTCACTTCGCGATCGGCCGCCACCGCTCGGCAGCCGGTGGCGTCCCTGCGCCGACGGGGGTCCGTGCTGGAAAGCGCGATCCTCGAAGCGACGCTGGAAGCGCTGAGTACGGTCGGCTGGAACGGCCTGACCATGGAAGGTGTCGCGGCCGGTGCCCAGACGGGCAAGGCCGCGATCTACCGGCGGTGGTCCTCCAAGGAGGAACTGGTCGCCGAGGCGCTGCGCAGCGCCATGCCGGCGCCCGGCCGGGCCCCGGACTCGGGCAACATCCGTGACGATCTCCAGCAGCTGTGCCGGGGCATGCGCGACGCGATGTGGTCCACCTCCGGCTCGGCCCTGCGCTCGGTGCTTCACGAGTGCGACGCGAGGACGGCGGAACGCTTTCACTCGGTGATCCTCGACGGTGTGATCCGGCCGTCGACCGCGCTCATCAGAGAAGTGGTGAGCCGGGGCGTCGATCGCGGCGAGGTCCGCCCCGACGCCCTGCGGGAACTCGCCTTCGACGTCATCCCCGCGATGATGATGTATCGCACCAAGGTGTGCGGCAGCGAGTGGGAGGACGCGGAGATCGAGGCGCTGATCGATCAGGTCGCGGTGCCGTTCTTCCGGTCCGCCTCCCGCTGA
- a CDS encoding ribonuclease HII — MPYEPPTHTVERSMRATTGAKIIAGVDEVGRGAWAGPVTVCAAITGLRKPPAGLTDSKLISPKRRAELAPVLERWVTAYGLGDASPQEIDALGMTAALRLAAVRALEALPVRPDAVILDGKHDYLGSPWQVRTVIKGDQSCIAVAAASVIAKVRRDALMAELGSQNSEYTHFAFDANAGYPSPVHRAALEERGPTAHHRLSWSYLDALPRWQHLKKVRFSAEAAALESGGQLGFDF, encoded by the coding sequence ATGCCGTACGAACCACCCACGCACACCGTCGAGCGCTCGATGCGCGCCACTACCGGTGCCAAGATCATCGCCGGTGTGGACGAGGTCGGACGCGGAGCGTGGGCGGGACCGGTCACCGTGTGCGCCGCGATCACCGGTCTTCGCAAGCCGCCTGCCGGACTCACCGACTCCAAGCTCATCAGCCCCAAGCGCCGGGCGGAACTCGCTCCGGTGCTGGAGCGCTGGGTCACCGCATACGGCCTCGGCGACGCCTCCCCCCAGGAGATCGACGCACTGGGCATGACCGCGGCACTCCGGCTCGCCGCCGTGCGCGCTCTGGAAGCGCTCCCGGTCCGTCCGGACGCGGTGATCCTTGACGGCAAGCACGACTACCTCGGCAGTCCTTGGCAGGTCCGCACCGTCATCAAGGGCGACCAGTCATGCATCGCCGTGGCCGCGGCATCGGTGATCGCGAAGGTGCGCAGGGACGCCCTGATGGCCGAACTGGGCTCGCAGAACAGCGAGTACACGCACTTCGCGTTCGATGCCAACGCCGGCTATCCGTCCCCCGTGCACAGGGCAGCCCTGGAAGAGCGCGGACCCACGGCTCACCACCGTCTGTCGTGGTCCTACCTCGACGCGTTGCCCCGGTGGCAGCACCTGAAGAAGGTCCGTTTCTCCGCAGAGGCGGCCGCACTGGAAAGCGGGGGCCAGCTCGGCTTCGATTTCTGA
- a CDS encoding RecQ family ATP-dependent DNA helicase, giving the protein MTHADRAALSASADSVLARLVGDASGSARLREDQWRAIEALVADGRRALVVQRTGWGKSAVYFVATALLRARGGGPTVIVSPLLALMRNQVAAAARAGISARTINSSNTEEWETIQAEVAAGEVDVLLVSPERLNHPDFRDQVLPRLCAATGLLVVDEAHCISDWGHDFRPDYRRLRTMLAELPAGVPVLATTATANARVTADVAEQLGTGDGTDALVLRGPLDRESLSLGVLRLPNAAHRLAWLGDHLKELPGSGIVYTLTVAAAEEVTTYLRQCGHTVASYTGRTENAERQQAEEDLLANRVKALVATSALGMGFDKPDLGFVVHFGSPSSPIAYYQQVGRAGRGVEHAEVLLLPGREDEAIWQYFASVAFPPEEQVRRTIDALARAERPLSLPALEPLVDLRRARLETMLKVLDVDGAVRRVKGGWTATGAPWFYDAERYARVARQRAAEQQAMRDYATTDGCRMEFLRRQLDDEEATACGRCDNCAGARFDEGVSAAALDAAKGELGRPGVEVEPRRMWPTGLASVGVNLKGKIPATELCGPGRALGRLSDIGWGNRLRPILGAQAPDGPVPDDVAKAVVTVLADWARGPGGWAAGVADAVPRPVGVVTVASGRRPQLVESLGGRIAEVGRMPLLGRVELALGADEVPMSQTNSAQRVRALHERLVVGSELAEALTAAGGPVLLVDDLSDTGWTLAVAARLLRRAGAEAVFPLVLAVQA; this is encoded by the coding sequence ATGACCCACGCAGACCGCGCAGCGCTCAGTGCTTCGGCCGACTCCGTACTGGCCCGACTCGTCGGGGACGCCTCCGGCAGCGCCCGGCTGCGTGAGGACCAGTGGCGGGCCATCGAGGCGCTCGTCGCGGACGGGCGTCGAGCCCTGGTCGTCCAGCGCACCGGCTGGGGAAAATCAGCGGTGTACTTCGTCGCGACGGCCCTGCTGCGGGCCCGGGGCGGTGGCCCGACCGTCATCGTCTCGCCGTTGCTGGCGCTGATGCGCAACCAGGTCGCGGCGGCGGCGCGGGCGGGGATCAGCGCGCGCACGATCAACTCGTCGAACACCGAGGAGTGGGAGACCATCCAGGCCGAGGTGGCCGCGGGCGAGGTCGATGTGCTGCTGGTCAGCCCCGAGCGGCTGAACCATCCCGACTTCCGTGACCAGGTGCTGCCGCGGCTCTGCGCCGCCACCGGGTTGCTCGTCGTCGACGAGGCCCACTGCATCTCCGACTGGGGCCACGACTTCCGGCCCGACTACCGGCGGCTGCGGACGATGCTGGCCGAACTACCCGCCGGGGTCCCGGTGCTCGCGACCACCGCGACGGCGAACGCGCGGGTCACCGCCGATGTGGCGGAGCAGCTGGGCACCGGTGACGGCACGGACGCGCTCGTGCTGCGGGGCCCGCTGGACCGCGAGAGCCTGAGTCTGGGCGTGCTGCGGCTGCCCAACGCGGCGCACCGGCTGGCGTGGCTCGGGGACCACCTCAAGGAGCTGCCCGGCTCCGGAATCGTCTACACGCTGACGGTCGCGGCGGCGGAGGAGGTCACCACCTACCTCCGTCAGTGCGGACACACCGTCGCTTCCTACACGGGCCGCACGGAGAACGCGGAACGGCAGCAGGCCGAGGAAGATCTGCTGGCCAACCGGGTCAAGGCGCTGGTGGCGACCTCCGCGCTGGGTATGGGATTCGACAAGCCGGACCTCGGCTTCGTGGTGCACTTCGGATCGCCCTCCTCCCCCATCGCGTACTACCAGCAGGTGGGCCGTGCCGGACGCGGGGTGGAGCATGCCGAGGTGCTGCTCCTGCCGGGCAGGGAGGACGAGGCCATCTGGCAGTACTTCGCTTCGGTCGCCTTCCCGCCGGAGGAGCAGGTGCGGCGCACCATCGACGCCCTGGCACGGGCCGAACGCCCGCTCTCGCTCCCGGCGCTGGAGCCCCTGGTCGACCTGCGGCGCGCCCGGCTGGAGACGATGCTCAAGGTGCTCGACGTCGACGGGGCCGTGCGGCGGGTGAAGGGCGGCTGGACGGCGACGGGGGCGCCCTGGTTCTACGACGCCGAGCGCTATGCCCGGGTGGCCCGCCAGCGGGCGGCCGAACAGCAGGCGATGCGCGACTACGCCACGACGGACGGCTGCCGGATGGAGTTTTTGCGCCGTCAGTTGGACGACGAGGAGGCGACCGCCTGCGGGCGCTGCGACAACTGTGCCGGCGCACGGTTCGACGAGGGTGTGTCCGCGGCCGCTCTGGACGCTGCCAAGGGGGAACTCGGGAGGCCCGGCGTGGAGGTCGAGCCGCGCAGAATGTGGCCGACCGGTCTGGCTTCGGTCGGTGTGAACCTCAAGGGAAAGATCCCGGCGACCGAGCTCTGCGGGCCGGGCCGGGCGCTCGGTCGGCTCTCGGACATAGGGTGGGGCAACAGACTGCGTCCGATACTCGGGGCCCAGGCTCCCGACGGGCCCGTGCCGGACGACGTGGCCAAAGCGGTGGTGACCGTACTGGCCGACTGGGCCAGGGGCCCGGGCGGCTGGGCGGCGGGGGTCGCCGATGCGGTGCCCCGGCCGGTCGGGGTCGTCACCGTCGCCTCGGGCCGTAGGCCTCAGCTGGTCGAATCCCTCGGCGGGCGCATCGCCGAGGTGGGGCGCATGCCCTTGCTCGGACGGGTGGAGCTGGCGCTGGGCGCCGATGAGGTCCCGATGTCGCAGACCAACAGCGCCCAGCGGGTCCGGGCCCTGCACGAGCGGCTGGTCGTAGGGTCCGAGTTGGCGGAGGCCCTGACCGCCGCCGGAGGGCCCGTCCTGCTCGTGGACGATCTCTCCGACACCGGATGGACACTCGCCGTGGCGGCGCGGTTGCTGCGGCGGGCAGGAGCGGAGGCGGTGTTTCCGCTGGTCCTCGCCGTTCAGGCGTGA
- a CDS encoding DUF4192 domain-containing protein: MNKQPEPTGPSEEQQITLRGPADLADALPYLMGFHPNDSVVMVALHGGRGRFGGRLRLGIPRSESEWPAVAEQLAECLIKGSERRGPRPDAVVVYLCQDPADGETGNQAMERLRPFAQRLRTACGALDVPVLEALCISDNRYWSYVCPDSRCCPAEGNPLAMPGTSVMAAAATYAGIQVRGSLREMEARLTPAARKSNDAQLSALDSAGSAMVPLLFDQERRKEVGDATLELAGRLVDRLGRAPVAGPSLADINDDRLISDEEAASVILGLQDRETRDRAAEWMEGPKAHAALRLWRALARRCVGPYEEHAAAPLTLAGWVAWSTGDEPAARVALALALRIDPHYTFAQLLHEACNQGLDPETLRRCLRGERSTRTARHGRSAERVAGARSARVRPAGRGRTRPCSTRPGHGAAGKRRTTRPGVQGRRGTRTGR, from the coding sequence ATGAACAAGCAGCCCGAACCCACTGGTCCTTCCGAAGAACAGCAGATCACCCTGCGAGGCCCTGCCGATCTGGCCGACGCTCTTCCGTACCTCATGGGCTTCCACCCGAACGACAGCGTGGTCATGGTCGCCCTGCACGGCGGTCGTGGCCGGTTCGGAGGGCGGCTCAGGCTCGGGATTCCGCGGTCCGAGAGCGAGTGGCCGGCAGTGGCGGAGCAACTCGCCGAATGCCTGATCAAGGGCAGCGAGCGGCGTGGCCCGCGGCCCGACGCCGTGGTCGTCTACCTCTGCCAGGACCCGGCGGACGGTGAGACGGGAAACCAGGCGATGGAACGCCTGCGCCCGTTCGCCCAGCGACTGCGCACCGCATGCGGTGCGCTCGACGTGCCCGTCCTCGAAGCGCTCTGCATCTCGGACAACCGCTACTGGTCCTATGTGTGCCCGGACTCCCGCTGCTGCCCGGCCGAGGGCAATCCCCTGGCGATGCCCGGCACATCCGTCATGGCGGCGGCAGCCACGTACGCGGGCATCCAGGTGCGCGGCTCGCTGCGTGAGATGGAGGCGAGGCTCACACCGGCCGCGCGCAAATCGAACGACGCCCAGCTGAGCGCACTCGACTCGGCGGGCAGTGCGATGGTGCCGCTGCTCTTCGACCAGGAGCGCCGCAAGGAAGTCGGCGACGCCACCCTCGAGCTCGCCGGCCGGCTCGTGGACCGCCTGGGGCGCGCGCCCGTAGCGGGGCCCTCGCTGGCGGACATCAACGACGACCGGCTGATCAGTGACGAGGAAGCCGCCTCGGTCATTCTGGGCCTCCAGGACAGGGAGACCCGCGACCGGGCAGCCGAGTGGATGGAAGGGCCGAAGGCACATGCGGCCCTGCGGCTCTGGCGCGCGCTCGCCCGCCGCTGCGTCGGCCCGTACGAGGAACATGCCGCGGCCCCCCTCACCCTGGCCGGATGGGTCGCGTGGTCGACCGGCGACGAACCGGCCGCACGCGTCGCGCTGGCGCTCGCCCTGCGCATCGATCCGCATTACACCTTCGCCCAACTGCTGCACGAGGCGTGCAACCAGGGCCTCGACCCGGAAACGCTGAGGCGCTGCCTGCGCGGTGAACGCAGCACACGGACTGCCAGGCACGGCCGGAGTGCGGAACGGGTCGCGGGGGCCCGTTCCGCACGTGTACGGCCCGCCGGGCGGGGCCGGACGCGCCCCTGCTCGACCAGGCCCGGCCACGGTGCTGCGGGGAAGCGCCGGACCACCCGCCCCGGAGTGCAGGGACGTCGAGGGACCAGGACCGGTCGCTGA
- a CDS encoding NUDIX hydrolase, with protein MPPYDPSTFPPFAVTVDLVVLTVRRHALCALVVRRGETPFQGRWALPGGFVKADEDLGAAAARELVEETGLCAQDAAAPAVGNGAHLEQLATYGDPARDPRMRVVSVAHLALAPDLPAPRAGGDANSARWAPVEDLLGPEGGYAPDGEHQAPLAFDHARILADGVERARSKIEYSSLATAFCPPAFTVGELRRVYEAVWGVVLDPRNFHRKVTGTPGFLVPTGGTTTRQGGRPAQLFRSGTATVLNPPMLRPEV; from the coding sequence ATGCCGCCCTACGACCCGTCGACCTTTCCACCGTTCGCCGTCACCGTCGACCTGGTCGTGCTCACGGTACGACGGCACGCCCTGTGCGCCCTGGTGGTCCGCCGGGGTGAAACCCCCTTCCAGGGCAGGTGGGCACTACCCGGCGGCTTCGTCAAAGCCGATGAGGACCTCGGGGCCGCAGCGGCGAGGGAGCTCGTCGAGGAGACCGGCCTGTGCGCACAGGACGCGGCCGCCCCGGCCGTCGGCAACGGTGCGCATCTGGAGCAGCTCGCCACGTACGGGGACCCGGCGCGCGATCCGAGAATGCGGGTCGTCAGCGTCGCCCATCTCGCGCTGGCCCCCGATCTGCCGGCCCCTCGGGCCGGTGGCGACGCGAACAGCGCGCGATGGGCGCCCGTCGAGGACCTGCTGGGCCCGGAGGGCGGCTACGCCCCGGACGGTGAGCACCAGGCGCCGCTGGCCTTCGATCACGCCAGAATCCTCGCCGACGGAGTGGAACGGGCACGATCCAAGATCGAGTACTCCTCGCTGGCCACGGCCTTCTGCCCGCCCGCCTTCACGGTCGGCGAGCTGCGCCGGGTGTACGAGGCGGTGTGGGGTGTGGTGCTCGACCCGAGGAACTTCCACCGCAAGGTGACGGGCACTCCGGGCTTCCTGGTGCCCACCGGCGGGACGACGACACGGCAGGGGGGACGCCCCGCGCAACTGTTCCGGTCAGGGACGGCGACGGTACTCAACCCGCCGATGCTGAGGCCCGAGGTCTAG
- a CDS encoding ATP-binding cassette domain-containing protein — translation MLQAIGLTSNRSRAKAPAVHDLTFDAEPGCVTALLGAPGSGKTTALRLMLELEPGRGITYFRGRPLHRVPRPAGEVGAVLGDVPGHPARTVRGQLRMLSAVADVPASRADELLDAVGLAGLADHRIGALSLGMDRRLALACALLGDPHTLLLDDPAQGLAPGDANWLHRLLRSHADRGGTVLFSTSDPREAARTAGHVITIGEGRLIADQDGATFSRTRLRPRVAVRSPHATRLAALVGREARAARRGVEVVVEGAGHRLSVYGSSCAEIGDVAFRYGLPVHQLADEVADTGPTAAAETPGTSGCPTGAAERSPRPVVRDEPAPPIRRRPARGPLRPVRYELRRLFGVRTATVIMAVTLVASVGLSVLLARDGSTPAARVIAAWPSLLPLPPAALGAGLLGALSFGDEFRYPALAAGRGTVPRRLGLLTAKLAVTGGVALLLGLLVVLTSAETLRLVYGGDVLHAPANLASLAASWVGLTVGCAWAGLLGAGVFRVTAAGIAAVLAVPVVLVPIIEHLPKVSTARSITGFPGRLRELAWPQWPGEVDRWLLAAVRIVTQPVGAALALSLAGLICAFLFTSLRGRVRW, via the coding sequence ATGCTCCAGGCCATCGGACTCACCAGCAACCGCTCCCGCGCGAAAGCCCCTGCCGTCCACGACCTCACCTTCGACGCGGAGCCGGGCTGCGTCACCGCTCTGCTGGGCGCGCCGGGCTCGGGCAAGACCACGGCCCTGCGGTTGATGCTCGAACTGGAGCCGGGCCGGGGCATCACCTACTTCCGGGGGAGGCCGCTGCACCGGGTGCCGCGCCCGGCCGGCGAGGTGGGGGCGGTGCTCGGCGACGTTCCGGGACATCCGGCGCGCACTGTTCGAGGCCAGCTGCGCATGCTCAGTGCCGTGGCGGACGTGCCCGCGTCGAGGGCGGACGAGCTCCTCGACGCGGTGGGACTGGCCGGCCTGGCGGACCATCGCATCGGCGCGCTCTCCCTCGGCATGGACCGCCGCCTGGCGCTTGCCTGCGCCCTTCTCGGTGACCCCCACACACTGCTCCTGGACGACCCGGCACAGGGGCTGGCACCGGGGGACGCCAACTGGCTGCACCGGCTGCTCCGTTCCCACGCCGACCGGGGCGGAACCGTCCTGTTCAGCACCAGCGATCCGCGGGAGGCCGCACGCACGGCCGGACATGTGATCACCATCGGCGAAGGACGCCTGATCGCCGATCAGGACGGCGCGACCTTTTCCCGTACCCGCCTGCGACCCCGCGTAGCGGTTCGCTCCCCGCATGCCACCCGCCTCGCCGCCCTCGTCGGCAGGGAAGCGCGAGCTGCCAGGCGGGGCGTCGAAGTCGTCGTCGAAGGTGCCGGGCACCGGCTGTCCGTGTACGGCAGCAGTTGCGCGGAGATCGGCGACGTGGCGTTCAGGTACGGGCTTCCCGTTCACCAGCTCGCCGATGAGGTGGCCGACACGGGCCCTACGGCCGCGGCCGAGACCCCGGGCACCTCGGGGTGCCCCACCGGCGCTGCCGAGCGGTCGCCCCGGCCCGTCGTGCGCGACGAGCCGGCGCCGCCCATCAGACGGCGGCCGGCACGAGGCCCGCTGCGTCCGGTGCGCTACGAACTGCGCCGCCTGTTCGGCGTGCGGACCGCGACCGTGATCATGGCCGTCACCCTGGTCGCGTCCGTTGGCCTGTCCGTACTGCTGGCCCGTGACGGCAGTACCCCGGCGGCACGTGTGATCGCGGCCTGGCCCTCACTGCTGCCACTGCCACCCGCCGCCCTCGGGGCCGGGCTGCTGGGGGCACTCTCCTTCGGCGACGAGTTCCGCTACCCGGCACTCGCCGCCGGCCGCGGAACAGTGCCCCGCAGACTCGGCCTGCTCACCGCCAAGCTGGCGGTGACCGGAGGCGTCGCCCTTCTGCTGGGGCTGCTCGTCGTACTGACCTCCGCGGAAACCCTGCGCCTTGTGTACGGGGGAGACGTACTCCACGCCCCCGCGAACCTGGCGTCCCTTGCGGCGAGTTGGGTCGGGCTGACCGTCGGCTGCGCCTGGGCCGGACTGCTGGGCGCGGGCGTTTTCAGGGTGACGGCCGCGGGCATCGCCGCCGTGCTTGCCGTACCAGTAGTACTGGTGCCGATCATCGAGCACCTTCCGAAGGTGTCGACCGCTCGTTCGATCACCGGGTTTCCGGGACGACTGCGGGAGCTTGCCTGGCCGCAGTGGCCCGGCGAGGTGGACAGATGGCTGCTGGCCGCGGTCCGGATCGTGACGCAACCCGTCGGCGCCGCGCTGGCCCTGTCGCTGGCCGGTCTCATCTGCGCGTTTCTCTTCACCAGCCTGCGGGGAAGGGTGCGTTGGTGA
- a CDS encoding FadR/GntR family transcriptional regulator, whose product MMTTARSADSGLAGPGELDRYPYPEAPAGERAAARSWDGSDAELGRVGRRGSASRGRGLHGQLVQQLGQMIVSGDLGADRPLVPEEIGQRFEVSRTVVRESLRVLEAKGLVSARPNVGTRVRPVSDWNLLDPDIIEWRAFGPQRDDQRRELGDLRWTIEPLAARLAAGHGREDLQQRLGDMVEIMGHALGQGDMITCARADAEFHSLLIQAAGNRMLEHLSGIVSAALQVSGGPATACDRPSETSLALHARIVEALASGDSAGSEAAMRQLLVGHHEPERVVPAPREH is encoded by the coding sequence ATGATGACCACCGCCCGCTCCGCCGATTCCGGCCTCGCCGGTCCGGGCGAACTCGACCGATACCCCTACCCCGAGGCGCCGGCCGGTGAACGTGCCGCCGCGCGCTCCTGGGACGGTTCCGACGCCGAACTCGGCCGGGTGGGCCGCCGGGGATCGGCCAGCCGCGGCCGTGGACTCCACGGCCAGCTCGTTCAGCAGCTGGGACAGATGATCGTCTCCGGCGACCTCGGTGCGGACCGCCCCCTGGTGCCGGAGGAGATCGGCCAGCGTTTCGAGGTTTCCAGGACCGTCGTGCGGGAATCGCTGCGCGTGCTGGAGGCGAAGGGGCTGGTCAGCGCCCGCCCCAATGTCGGTACGCGCGTGCGGCCCGTCAGTGACTGGAACCTGCTCGATCCCGACATCATCGAATGGCGTGCGTTCGGTCCGCAGCGCGATGACCAGCGCCGTGAGCTGGGCGACCTGCGGTGGACGATCGAGCCGCTCGCCGCCCGTCTTGCCGCAGGACATGGGCGCGAGGACCTTCAGCAGCGCCTCGGTGACATGGTCGAGATCATGGGGCACGCCCTGGGACAGGGGGACATGATCACGTGTGCCCGCGCGGACGCGGAGTTCCACTCCCTGCTCATCCAGGCCGCCGGCAACCGGATGCTGGAGCACCTTTCCGGGATCGTCTCCGCCGCACTGCAGGTCTCCGGTGGCCCGGCCACCGCGTGCGACCGTCCCAGCGAGACGTCGCTCGCCCTGCACGCACGCATCGTGGAGGCGCTCGCCTCCGGCGACTCGGCGGGTTCCGAGGCCGCCATGCGTCAACTGCTCGTGGGTCACCACGAGCCGGAACGAGTGGTGCCGGCGCCCCGCGAGCACTGA
- a CDS encoding RNA polymerase sigma factor, with translation MSASTSRTLPPEIAESESVMALIERGKADGQIAGDDVRRAFEADQIPPTQWKNVLRSLNQILEEEGVTLMVSAAEPSKRARKSSVAAKSPAKRTATKSVAAKTTVTRTVAAPAAPSAESAGQAAEEAPAAAPAKKAAAKKTAAKKTAVKKTAAKKTAAKKAGKQDDEILDGDDVVEEVKAGKGEEEESEGENKGFVLSDDDEDDAPAQQVAVAGATADPVKDYLKQIGKVPLLNAEQEVELAKRIEAGLFAEDKLANADKLAPKLKRELEIIAEDGRRAKNHLLEANLRLVVSLAKRYTGRGMLFLDLIQEGNLGLIRAVEKFDYTKGYKFSTYATWWIRQAITRAMADQARTIRIPVHMVEVINKLARVQRQMLQDLGREPTPEELAKELDMTPEKVIEVQKYGREPISLHTPLGEDGDSEFGDLIEDSEAVVPADAVSFTLLQEQLHSVLDTLSEREAGVVSMRFGLTDGQPKTLDEIGKVYGVTRERIRQIESKTMSKLRHPSRSQVLRDYLD, from the coding sequence GTGTCGGCCAGCACATCCCGTACGCTCCCGCCGGAGATCGCCGAGTCCGAATCTGTGATGGCGCTCATTGAGCGGGGAAAGGCTGATGGGCAGATCGCCGGCGACGACGTGCGTCGGGCCTTCGAGGCTGACCAGATTCCGCCAACCCAGTGGAAGAACGTTCTGCGCAGCCTCAACCAGATCCTCGAGGAAGAGGGTGTGACGCTGATGGTCAGTGCCGCGGAGCCGTCGAAGCGCGCCCGCAAGAGCAGCGTCGCAGCGAAGAGCCCGGCCAAGCGCACCGCCACCAAGTCCGTCGCGGCCAAGACGACGGTGACGCGGACTGTCGCGGCGCCCGCGGCCCCGTCCGCCGAGTCGGCGGGCCAGGCGGCCGAGGAAGCCCCTGCGGCCGCGCCCGCGAAGAAGGCCGCAGCCAAGAAGACGGCCGCCAAGAAGACCGCCGTGAAGAAGACGGCTGCCAAGAAGACGGCCGCCAAGAAGGCCGGCAAGCAGGACGACGAGATTCTCGACGGCGACGACGTCGTCGAGGAGGTCAAGGCCGGCAAGGGCGAGGAAGAGGAGAGCGAGGGCGAGAACAAGGGCTTCGTCCTCTCCGACGACGACGAGGACGACGCGCCCGCGCAGCAGGTCGCCGTCGCCGGCGCCACCGCCGACCCCGTCAAGGACTACCTGAAGCAGATCGGCAAGGTCCCGCTCCTCAACGCGGAGCAGGAGGTCGAGCTCGCCAAGCGCATCGAGGCGGGCCTGTTCGCCGAGGACAAGCTGGCGAACGCCGACAAGCTCGCCCCCAAGCTCAAGCGCGAGCTGGAGATCATCGCCGAGGACGGCCGCCGGGCCAAGAACCACCTGCTGGAGGCCAACCTCCGCCTCGTGGTCTCGTTGGCCAAGCGTTACACCGGCCGCGGCATGCTCTTCCTGGACCTGATCCAGGAGGGCAACCTCGGTCTGATCCGTGCGGTGGAGAAGTTCGACTACACCAAGGGCTACAAGTTCTCCACGTACGCCACCTGGTGGATTCGCCAGGCGATCACCCGCGCCATGGCCGACCAGGCCCGCACCATCCGTATCCCGGTGCACATGGTCGAGGTCATCAACAAGCTCGCGCGCGTCCAGCGCCAGATGCTCCAGGACCTGGGCCGCGAGCCCACCCCGGAGGAGCTGGCCAAGGAACTCGACATGACCCCCGAGAAGGTCATCGAGGTCCAGAAGTACGGTCGCGAGCCGATCTCCCTCCACACCCCGCTGGGCGAGGACGGGGACAGCGAGTTCGGTGACCTGATCGAGGACTCCGAAGCCGTTGTCCCGGCCGACGCCGTGAGCTTCACGCTCCTCCAGGAGCAGCTCCACTCGGTTCTGGACACGCTGTCCGAGCGCGAGGCCGGTGTGGTCTCGATGCGCTTCGGCCTCACCGACGGCCAGCCGAAGACGCTGGACGAGATCGGCAAGGTCTACGGAGTGACGCGTGAGCGCATCCGTCAGATCGAGTCCAAGACCATGTCGAAGCTGCGCCACCCGTCGCGTTCGCAGGTCCTTCGGGACTACCTCGACTAG
- a CDS encoding S1 family peptidase, translating into MSRTVVRVMTGALALAAASAVIPLASAAPAAADSIIIGGQPAHVADSPWVVALSSRDRFGGTRAGQFCGGVVVEPKKVLTAAHCLSREALGTDADQVSDLRVISGRDELNGTGGQEIPVSGTWVNPEFDATTNSGDFAVLTLSQALPEGDTIPMAAAGDPAYRAGTSATVYGWGDTTGYGDYASSLRSAEVDILPDSSCEQAYPGGRTGTYDASSMLCAGEPQGGYDACQGDSGGPLVAQGKLVGLVSWGNGCGLAGSPGVYTRVSAVIGRLPGTD; encoded by the coding sequence ATGTCCCGCACCGTCGTCCGTGTCATGACCGGGGCGCTCGCCCTCGCCGCCGCTTCGGCCGTGATACCGCTCGCCTCCGCCGCCCCGGCCGCCGCCGACAGCATCATCATCGGGGGCCAGCCGGCTCATGTCGCGGACAGCCCGTGGGTGGTCGCGCTGTCCAGCCGTGACCGGTTCGGGGGTACCAGAGCCGGACAGTTCTGCGGCGGCGTCGTGGTGGAGCCCAAAAAGGTGCTCACGGCGGCGCACTGCCTCAGCCGGGAGGCGCTGGGCACCGACGCCGACCAGGTGAGCGATCTGCGGGTCATCTCCGGGCGGGACGAGCTGAACGGTACAGGCGGCCAGGAGATCCCGGTGAGCGGGACCTGGGTCAACCCCGAGTTCGACGCGACCACCAACAGCGGGGACTTCGCCGTGCTCACCCTGTCCCAGGCGCTGCCCGAAGGGGACACGATCCCCATGGCCGCGGCCGGCGACCCGGCGTACCGTGCGGGCACCTCCGCGACCGTCTACGGCTGGGGCGACACCACCGGCTACGGCGACTACGCGTCGTCACTCAGGTCCGCAGAGGTGGACATCCTGCCGGACAGTTCGTGCGAGCAGGCCTACCCCGGGGGCAGGACCGGTACGTACGACGCGTCGTCGATGCTCTGCGCGGGCGAACCCCAGGGCGGCTACGACGCGTGCCAGGGCGACAGCGGAGGGCCGCTGGTGGCCCAGGGGAAGCTCGTGGGGCTGGTGTCCTGGGGGAACGGCTGTGGGCTCGCAGGAAGCCCCGGCGTCTACACGCGGGTCTCCGCGGTCATCGGCCGGCTGCCGGGCACGGACTGA